A genomic segment from bacterium encodes:
- a CDS encoding M56 family metallopeptidase: protein MSWLYFLDRLGSEFSVWYVSFLWHSLLVYTGLSLVLFGYRKHSARVKCTVWIVSIPMMLVMPSLSRLAIKSNMPLYKVDVQSVQAPETILAENVVAGTIHDSVKPEQSPDYPSPRALFPALYGIAVMGMTGFFLAGRRTVRRVVLDATPFLNTTVLALVESCSRNLNISRTVLVLESDKIPVPFTSGLLHPVIVLPSGLFSRISADEKQHIILHELSHIKSHDSALLGLTAIARVLLFLNPFVWFSVSKITTLAEESCDELVVEHFGEPVQYARTLTSIAETVRNKSFGLEYAAGFVFSRRVFLRRIKSILSMRNHTIVKLSRSATMMLVILMGALAVSIVSFPVTSRAIKLYDGSSTLSRLESLRDKASTGEKREAIENIIVCFQKYNRHIIPAVECSELILDADRNIPVIEKLAEYAITNGSETIVYIRIAEYAAKSEIASDEFLEIAGLVQTYGCEAQTMVNLAKKASRAGSESKLEHVRADIRKLGSRLAMMPKPERTSVTAPAVPFMTMADIETKKEQAQTAEKREAIERIQKLLKKYDRHYSVTRCIDLILETDRNVEVIGKIAEYGVTVPYCTMAFVEIAECAAKAPVADDEFLELAELLKKRGDGAPVQLARQASQASNETELKQVKRKIKALKNDISALPGMMIAGFFSLIDRSVQ from the coding sequence AATTTTCGGTATGGTATGTTTCATTCCTGTGGCATTCCCTGCTTGTTTATACGGGATTGAGTCTCGTTCTTTTCGGATATCGAAAACACAGCGCCCGGGTGAAATGCACGGTATGGATCGTATCCATCCCCATGATGCTTGTCATGCCGTCATTGTCCCGTCTGGCCATTAAAAGCAACATGCCTCTGTATAAAGTCGATGTTCAATCAGTCCAGGCTCCTGAAACAATCCTGGCTGAAAATGTAGTTGCCGGAACAATCCATGACAGTGTCAAGCCGGAACAATCTCCCGACTATCCTTCTCCGCGGGCTCTCTTTCCCGCCCTTTACGGTATAGCGGTGATGGGCATGACTGGATTCTTCCTTGCGGGAAGGAGAACAGTCAGAAGGGTCGTTCTTGACGCAACACCCTTTCTGAACACCACGGTTCTTGCGCTTGTGGAAAGCTGCTCCCGAAATCTGAATATTTCCCGCACCGTTTTAGTGCTGGAAAGCGATAAAATTCCCGTACCGTTCACATCCGGCCTGCTTCACCCGGTTATCGTACTCCCGTCGGGCCTGTTCTCACGCATATCAGCGGACGAGAAACAGCACATCATTCTCCACGAGCTTTCACATATCAAGAGCCACGATTCCGCTTTGCTTGGTTTAACAGCGATTGCGCGCGTACTGCTGTTTCTGAATCCGTTTGTCTGGTTCTCGGTTTCGAAAATCACAACACTGGCGGAAGAATCATGCGACGAACTCGTTGTCGAGCACTTTGGCGAGCCGGTGCAGTATGCGCGGACCCTGACCTCGATTGCCGAAACGGTGAGAAACAAGTCCTTCGGGCTTGAATACGCCGCAGGTTTTGTCTTTTCACGGCGGGTATTCCTGAGACGAATCAAATCCATACTGTCCATGAGGAACCATACTATCGTTAAACTGTCGCGGAGCGCAACGATGATGCTCGTCATCCTGATGGGTGCTCTCGCTGTGAGCATTGTCTCCTTCCCCGTCACAAGCCGGGCGATAAAACTCTATGATGGATCATCAACGCTTTCCAGGCTCGAATCGTTGCGGGACAAGGCATCAACCGGAGAAAAACGGGAGGCGATAGAAAACATCATCGTGTGTTTTCAGAAATACAACCGGCATATTATCCCCGCCGTAGAATGCTCCGAATTAATTCTCGATGCCGACAGGAATATCCCGGTCATAGAAAAGCTCGCGGAATACGCCATAACCAATGGTTCGGAAACCATAGTATATATACGGATAGCGGAATATGCGGCGAAATCGGAGATAGCCAGCGATGAGTTTCTGGAGATAGCCGGTCTGGTACAGACATACGGTTGTGAAGCGCAGACAATGGTGAATCTTGCTAAAAAGGCTTCACGGGCCGGCAGCGAGTCGAAGCTTGAGCACGTACGTGCCGACATACGGAAGCTGGGCAGCAGGCTGGCTATGATGCCGAAACCGGAGAGAACATCTGTTACAGCCCCGGCCGTACCGTTCATGACGATGGCGGATATCGAAACGAAAAAAGAGCAGGCTCAGACCGCGGAGAAACGTGAGGCGATAGAACGGATTCAGAAACTCCTGAAAAAATACGACAGACATTACAGTGTGACACGGTGCATTGACCTGATCCTCGAAACGGACAGGAATGTCGAGGTCATCGGAAAGATTGCGGAATATGGCGTGACTGTGCCGTACTGCACCATGGCGTTTGTGGAGATTGCGGAGTGCGCCGCTAAAGCTCCGGTCGCCGATGACGAGTTTCTGGAGCTTGCGGAACTGCTGAAAAAGCGGGGAGATGGAGCGCCGGTACAATTAGCCCGTCAGGCGTCGCA